Proteins co-encoded in one Kutzneria chonburiensis genomic window:
- a CDS encoding MFS transporter, translating to MGALLIALGIDNFGSGLFLPLSVLYGIQVVGLPVAVAGVVVTVGKLVGVASPVLAGRLVDRFGPRQVVIGSQVLQAAGAAVYLLATNAVLVLVASALLAAGQQAFYSSVFGLIADTARDGSKDSAFARVGQVRGVCFGLGGLAVAGLASAGPVGYQVAVALNGVTFLVAAAVLAVFLHVPHVRPGPDGDAVSVLRNRPYLALIVVVSLAGLPVDVFLDGASVYVTEVLHGPAWIPGVMITALTVSGMVLTTVVVRWTRTLWRTTAMRIGTGLCGIWALASLAAVVVPAAWLPVYLLCSVAVLSAGTLIGNRANALAEAAAPRATRGRHLAAFQYAFTAAGIVSPAVVALFAIGPWLPWLVTAAAAAIAVAAMPYLARSLPRDAVRGDYGRIAST from the coding sequence ATGGGGGCACTGCTGATCGCGTTGGGCATCGACAACTTCGGGTCCGGCCTCTTCCTCCCTTTGTCCGTGCTGTACGGGATCCAGGTGGTCGGCCTGCCGGTGGCGGTGGCCGGTGTCGTCGTCACCGTCGGCAAGCTCGTCGGCGTCGCGTCGCCGGTGCTGGCCGGGCGGCTGGTCGACCGGTTCGGGCCGCGGCAGGTGGTAATCGGGTCGCAGGTGCTGCAAGCCGCCGGAGCGGCGGTGTACCTGCTGGCCACGAACGCCGTGCTGGTGCTGGTGGCGTCGGCGCTGCTGGCAGCCGGGCAGCAGGCCTTCTACAGCTCGGTGTTCGGGCTCATCGCCGACACGGCGCGGGACGGCAGCAAGGACTCGGCCTTCGCCCGGGTCGGTCAGGTGCGCGGGGTGTGCTTCGGCCTGGGTGGGCTGGCGGTGGCCGGTCTGGCCAGTGCCGGGCCGGTTGGCTACCAGGTGGCGGTGGCCCTGAACGGCGTGACCTTCCTGGTCGCGGCGGCCGTGCTCGCCGTGTTCCTGCACGTGCCGCACGTCCGGCCGGGGCCGGACGGCGACGCCGTGAGCGTGCTGCGCAACCGGCCGTACCTGGCGTTGATCGTGGTGGTGTCGTTGGCCGGTCTGCCGGTCGACGTCTTCCTCGACGGCGCTTCGGTGTACGTGACCGAGGTGCTGCACGGGCCGGCGTGGATCCCCGGGGTGATGATCACCGCCTTGACGGTCAGCGGCATGGTGCTCACCACGGTCGTGGTGCGGTGGACCCGAACCCTGTGGCGCACCACCGCCATGCGGATCGGGACCGGTCTCTGCGGGATCTGGGCGTTGGCCAGCCTCGCTGCGGTGGTCGTCCCGGCCGCTTGGCTGCCCGTCTACCTGTTGTGTTCGGTTGCGGTGCTCAGCGCCGGCACCCTCATCGGCAACCGCGCCAACGCTTTGGCCGAGGCCGCCGCACCACGAGCGACCCGGGGCCGACACCTGGCGGCGTTCCAGTACGCCTTCACCGCCGCCGGCATCGTCTCCCCGGCCGTCGTCGCCCTGTTCGCCATCGGCCCTTGGCTTCCCTGGCTCGTCACCGCCGCGGCCGCCGCCATTGCCGTGGCCGCAATGCCTTACCTGGCAAGGAGTCTGCCACGTGATGCGGTGCGCGGCGACTACGGCAGGATCGCGTCCACGTAG
- a CDS encoding SDR family NAD(P)-dependent oxidoreductase translates to MRLDLTGKVALVTGSTQGIGQAIAAGLARAGASVAVNGRKPDGVTAAIDALREQVPDGRFTAAAGDVSTEDGTAQVLAAVPTVDVLVNNLGIFGAESPLEISDDEWRRYFEVNVLSAVRLTRAYLPAMTECGWGRIQYIASDSAIVTPAEMIHYGMTKTSLLAVSRGFAKHAAGTGVTVNSVIAGPTHTGGVEDFVYQLVDKDLPWDEAQRQFMREHRPQSLIQRLIEPEEIANMVVYLASPLSSATTGGALRVDGGYVDAILP, encoded by the coding sequence ATGCGACTCGACCTCACCGGCAAGGTCGCCCTGGTCACCGGGTCGACCCAGGGCATCGGCCAGGCCATCGCCGCCGGGCTGGCCCGGGCCGGCGCCTCGGTCGCCGTCAACGGGCGCAAGCCGGACGGCGTCACGGCGGCCATCGACGCGCTGCGCGAGCAGGTGCCGGACGGGCGGTTCACGGCGGCGGCCGGCGACGTGTCCACCGAGGACGGCACCGCCCAGGTGCTGGCCGCAGTGCCGACCGTGGACGTGCTGGTCAACAACCTCGGCATCTTCGGCGCCGAGTCGCCGTTGGAGATCAGCGACGACGAGTGGCGGCGCTACTTCGAGGTCAACGTGCTGTCGGCGGTGCGGCTGACCCGCGCCTACCTACCCGCCATGACCGAGTGCGGCTGGGGCCGGATCCAGTACATCGCCAGCGACTCCGCCATCGTCACGCCGGCCGAGATGATCCACTACGGCATGACCAAGACCTCCCTGCTGGCCGTGTCCCGCGGCTTCGCCAAGCACGCCGCCGGCACCGGCGTCACGGTCAACTCGGTGATCGCCGGCCCCACCCACACCGGCGGCGTCGAGGACTTCGTCTACCAGCTGGTGGACAAGGACCTGCCGTGGGATGAGGCCCAGCGCCAGTTCATGCGCGAGCACCGCCCGCAGTCGCTGATCCAGCGCCTGATCGAGCCCGAGGAGATCGCCAACATGGTGGTGTACCTTGCTTCCCCGCTGTCCTCCGCCACCACCGGCGGCGCCCTGCGTGTCGACGGCGGCTACGTGGACGCGATCCTGCCGTAG
- a CDS encoding GlcG/HbpS family heme-binding protein, whose translation MTHHPVDLSNDELRDLLAVAQKEATATGINVSVTVLDRGGHLLGFVRDQDALLISGETSTRKAYTAVQLDAATADVVDAVKPDGPFHSLPTALDRPLLFIAGGVPLRRDGVLIGAIGVGGGAPEQDHQVATAAAAALALAS comes from the coding sequence ATGACTCACCACCCTGTCGACCTGAGCAACGACGAGCTGCGCGACCTGCTGGCCGTGGCCCAGAAGGAGGCGACGGCGACCGGCATCAACGTGAGTGTCACGGTGCTCGACCGCGGCGGTCACCTGCTTGGCTTCGTGCGGGACCAGGACGCACTGCTGATCTCGGGCGAGACCAGCACTCGGAAGGCCTACACGGCCGTGCAGCTGGATGCGGCGACGGCGGATGTCGTGGACGCGGTCAAGCCGGACGGCCCGTTCCACAGCCTGCCGACGGCCCTGGACCGGCCACTGCTGTTCATCGCCGGCGGCGTGCCGCTGCGCCGTGACGGCGTGCTGATCGGCGCGATCGGGGTCGGCGGCGGCGCGCCGGAGCAAGACCACCAGGTCGCCACCGCGGCCGCCGCTGCGCTCGCGCTGGCGAGCTGA
- a CDS encoding DUF6193 family natural product biosynthesis protein, which produces MIDIHGLRAALEQACPDCEIDAHDWPGGPAVVLRRGDRAAEVFWHREKSVFRVRYSWPRMFMNRVHWTDLAEAAGSAATWLSGATPREFAAAWPFADFVAVADAFESGDRIEYRWQVYRAHLRDHREFIEVALTEPRLRCMFPFTSMWWMSFRPTADEFRVPGPWVRAVGNGRFTVVPQDRRIEPEIDYGPAEAVQVCVVEMDRLGVPRPEDLTPRSELRPPAGSDG; this is translated from the coding sequence GTGATCGACATCCACGGCCTGCGGGCCGCGCTCGAGCAGGCCTGCCCCGATTGCGAGATCGACGCCCATGACTGGCCGGGCGGTCCGGCGGTGGTGCTGCGTCGGGGCGACCGGGCTGCGGAAGTGTTCTGGCACCGGGAGAAGTCGGTGTTCCGGGTCCGCTACTCGTGGCCGAGAATGTTCATGAATCGGGTGCATTGGACCGATCTCGCCGAGGCCGCCGGCTCGGCTGCGACCTGGCTCAGTGGGGCCACGCCACGGGAATTCGCCGCCGCGTGGCCGTTCGCCGACTTCGTCGCCGTCGCGGACGCGTTCGAGAGCGGCGACCGCATCGAATACCGGTGGCAGGTCTACCGTGCGCATCTCCGGGACCATCGCGAGTTCATCGAGGTAGCGCTGACCGAGCCCAGGCTGCGGTGCATGTTCCCGTTCACCTCGATGTGGTGGATGTCCTTCCGCCCCACCGCCGACGAGTTCCGCGTGCCGGGACCGTGGGTGCGGGCGGTGGGCAACGGCCGGTTCACGGTGGTGCCACAGGATCGCCGGATCGAGCCCGAGATCGACTACGGGCCGGCCGAGGCGGTCCAGGTATGTGTCGTGGAAATGGACCGCCTCGGCGTGCCGCGACCCGAGGACCTCACACCTCGGTCAGAACTCCGTCCGCCAGCTGGATCCGACGGGTGA
- a CDS encoding ABC-F family ATP-binding cassette domain-containing protein yields the protein MPKIVCSNLSFSWPDGTPVFDDLSFAVGAGRTALVAPNGAGKSTLLKLIAGDLSPRSGTITVDGVLGYLPQALPLTGEPTVAEVLEIAPVVAAIRAIEGGDASEQHFTVVGNDWDVEERARAELDRLGLGDIGLDRPIGTLSGGQVISIGLAAQLLKQPDVLLLDEPTNNLDRDGRRRLHTVLQDWKGCLLLVSHDRELLDLADRVAELDRGEIALHGGSFAEYQASIKAAREVAEKNIRNAEQDLKREKREMQQAREKAARRASAGARSGSDIPRIALGLIKQKAQSAAGKANDMHGQRVESAKARLDEAERSLRDDKTISLSLPDTTVPAGRTVFHGEHLRVRELFAGDGVGLSIRGPERIALLGANGVGKSTLMRLIAGLDEPEQGMLTRADGRVAYLSQRLDLLDLDRSTADNLRAFAPALPTSDMMNLLARFLFRAERSQLPVRVLSGGERLRATLLCVLCAEPAPHLLLLDEPTNNLDLASVEQLTGALNSYQGAFVVVSHDERFLADIGITRRIQLADGVLTEV from the coding sequence ATGCCGAAAATCGTCTGCTCCAACCTGTCCTTCTCCTGGCCGGACGGCACCCCGGTGTTCGACGACCTGTCGTTCGCCGTCGGCGCCGGCCGGACGGCCCTGGTCGCGCCGAACGGGGCCGGCAAGAGCACGCTGCTCAAGCTGATCGCCGGCGACCTGTCCCCCCGCTCCGGCACGATCACCGTGGACGGCGTGCTGGGCTACCTGCCGCAGGCGCTGCCGCTGACCGGCGAGCCGACGGTCGCCGAGGTGCTGGAGATCGCCCCGGTCGTGGCGGCGATCCGGGCCATCGAGGGCGGCGACGCGAGCGAGCAGCACTTCACCGTCGTCGGCAACGACTGGGACGTCGAGGAGCGGGCCCGGGCCGAGCTGGACCGGCTCGGCCTCGGCGACATCGGGCTCGACCGCCCGATCGGCACGCTCAGCGGCGGCCAGGTGATCTCCATCGGGCTGGCCGCGCAACTGCTCAAGCAGCCGGACGTGCTGCTGCTGGACGAGCCGACCAACAACCTGGACCGGGACGGCCGGCGGCGGCTGCACACCGTGCTCCAGGACTGGAAGGGCTGCCTGCTGCTGGTCAGCCACGACCGCGAGCTGCTCGACCTGGCCGACCGGGTGGCCGAGCTGGACCGCGGCGAGATCGCCCTGCACGGCGGCTCGTTCGCCGAGTACCAGGCGTCGATCAAGGCGGCCCGTGAGGTGGCGGAGAAGAACATCCGCAACGCCGAGCAGGACCTCAAGCGGGAGAAGCGGGAGATGCAGCAGGCACGGGAGAAGGCGGCGCGGCGGGCCAGCGCCGGGGCCCGGTCCGGCAGCGACATCCCGCGGATCGCGCTCGGGCTGATCAAGCAGAAGGCCCAGTCGGCCGCCGGCAAGGCCAACGACATGCACGGCCAGCGGGTGGAAAGCGCCAAGGCTCGGCTGGACGAGGCCGAGCGGTCGCTGCGGGACGACAAGACGATCTCCCTGTCGCTGCCCGACACCACGGTTCCGGCCGGCCGCACCGTTTTCCACGGCGAGCACCTGCGGGTACGGGAGCTGTTCGCCGGCGACGGCGTCGGCCTGTCGATCCGTGGTCCCGAGCGGATCGCCCTGCTCGGCGCGAACGGCGTCGGCAAATCGACCTTGATGCGTCTCATCGCCGGCCTGGATGAGCCCGAGCAGGGCATGCTCACCCGGGCCGACGGTCGCGTCGCCTACCTGTCGCAACGGTTGGACCTGCTCGACCTGGACCGGTCCACCGCCGACAACCTGCGGGCGTTCGCCCCCGCCCTGCCCACCTCCGACATGATGAACCTGTTGGCACGCTTCCTTTTCCGTGCCGAACGGTCCCAGCTGCCGGTGCGGGTGCTGTCCGGCGGCGAACGCCTTCGGGCCACCTTGTTGTGCGTCCTGTGCGCCGAGCCCGCACCGCATCTGCTGCTGCTCGACGAGCCCACCAACAACCTCGACCTGGCCAGCGTCGAGCAGCTCACCGGCGCGTTGAACTCGTATCAGGGCGCGTTCGTCGTGGTCAGCCACGACGAACGCTTCCTGGCCGACATCGGCATCACCCGTCGGATCCAGCTGGCGGACGGAGTTCTGACCGAGGTGTGA
- a CDS encoding LLM class flavin-dependent oxidoreductase, whose amino-acid sequence MPVPLRKLGFLTIGLFDEADPRAGHEATLEIIQLGEQLGLDSAWVRHRHLQFGISSPVAFLAAATQRTSRIQLGTAVIPLGWENPLRLAEDLATVDVLSGGRLNPGVSVGPPMHYDDVKDALYPDTHGVEDFSYQRVERLLAGVRGDTVSRFSGQEGIEQFSPRVQPHSPGLIDRMWYGGGSARSAQWAGETGMNFLTSNVVTATETSTDFDEIQLGLIRTYRKFNPEGRVSHGFVVIPTDSATADQRARYEEYAAARATRFGTPFGPRGLLFAKDIVGTSDQIAEQLHANAAFREVEEVAFALPFTFGHADYIQILTDMATKLGPALGWTAG is encoded by the coding sequence ATCCCCGTGCCGCTGCGCAAGCTCGGTTTCCTGACCATCGGCCTGTTCGACGAGGCCGACCCGCGCGCGGGGCACGAGGCCACGCTGGAGATCATCCAGCTGGGCGAGCAGCTCGGCCTGGACAGCGCCTGGGTGCGGCACCGGCACCTCCAGTTCGGCATCTCCTCCCCGGTCGCCTTCCTCGCCGCGGCGACGCAGCGGACCAGCCGCATCCAGCTCGGCACCGCGGTGATCCCGCTGGGCTGGGAGAACCCGCTGCGCCTGGCCGAAGACCTGGCCACGGTGGACGTGCTGTCCGGCGGCCGGCTCAACCCGGGCGTCAGCGTCGGCCCGCCGATGCACTACGACGACGTCAAGGACGCGCTCTACCCGGACACGCACGGCGTGGAGGACTTCAGCTACCAGCGAGTCGAACGTCTGCTGGCCGGCGTGCGCGGCGACACGGTGTCGAGGTTCAGCGGCCAGGAGGGCATCGAGCAGTTCTCGCCGCGCGTGCAGCCGCATTCCCCCGGCCTGATCGACCGCATGTGGTACGGCGGCGGCAGTGCCCGCTCGGCGCAGTGGGCCGGCGAGACCGGGATGAACTTCCTGACCAGCAACGTGGTCACGGCCACCGAGACCAGCACCGACTTCGACGAGATCCAGCTCGGCCTGATCCGCACGTACCGGAAGTTCAACCCGGAGGGCCGGGTCTCGCACGGCTTCGTGGTCATCCCGACCGACAGCGCCACCGCCGACCAGCGGGCCCGTTACGAGGAGTACGCGGCCGCGCGGGCCACCCGCTTCGGCACGCCGTTCGGGCCGCGTGGGCTGCTGTTCGCCAAGGACATCGTCGGCACCTCGGACCAGATCGCCGAGCAGCTGCACGCCAACGCGGCGTTCCGCGAGGTCGAGGAGGTGGCGTTCGCGCTGCCGTTCACCTTCGGGCACGCCGACTACATCCAGATTCTCACGGATATGGCCACAAAACTCGGTCCGGCCCTCGGCTGGACGGCCGGCTGA
- a CDS encoding GNAT family N-acetyltransferase, producing MPSLVTPALPVGTLASQPQPEIHAEGLVLRPWRAEDHATVLGAYADPGIQRWHARTMTDDEARAWIENWERRWCQETGAGWAVTEDDKVAGQISLRTIDLQEGLAEVSYWVLPEARGRRTARRALTAMSAWAFGELGLHRIEVMHSTRNEASCRVATGAGFALEGTKRSEAKHADGWHDMHLHACVTSDC from the coding sequence GTGCCTTCTCTTGTCACGCCAGCGTTGCCGGTCGGCACGCTCGCATCGCAGCCGCAGCCGGAGATCCACGCGGAGGGCCTGGTGCTCAGGCCGTGGCGGGCCGAGGACCACGCGACGGTGCTGGGGGCGTACGCGGACCCGGGGATCCAGCGCTGGCATGCCCGGACGATGACCGACGACGAAGCCCGCGCCTGGATCGAGAACTGGGAGCGGCGGTGGTGCCAGGAGACGGGGGCGGGCTGGGCGGTCACCGAGGACGACAAGGTCGCCGGCCAGATCAGCCTGCGCACGATCGACCTGCAAGAGGGCCTGGCCGAGGTGTCGTACTGGGTGCTGCCGGAGGCGAGGGGCCGTCGCACGGCCAGGCGGGCGCTGACGGCGATGTCGGCGTGGGCGTTCGGCGAGCTGGGCCTGCACCGGATCGAGGTGATGCACTCGACGCGGAACGAGGCGTCCTGCCGGGTGGCGACGGGGGCGGGTTTCGCGCTGGAAGGCACGAAGCGCAGCGAGGCGAAGCACGCGGACGGGTGGCACGACATGCACCTGCACGCCTGCGTCACATCAGATTGCTGA
- a CDS encoding ATP-grasp domain-containing protein, whose product MLRSEHYALLTGLRTSAAQYRQAHELPGWYAALATVTPETVWTTGFSREDFDRARATLAAGPAVLRDYTKSMKHYWHEAAFIPDLADADTAWAVAARFLELRDDERTGGFVLRRFEDFAGPELRTWWVDGECRIIGPHPDLPPETVVPQPDLAEIEPLVAKLGLPFVTVDVVQRADAAWRVVELGDGQVSDRPAAVSPEEMIAALFS is encoded by the coding sequence ATGCTGCGCAGCGAGCATTACGCGCTGCTCACCGGCCTGCGGACCAGCGCCGCCCAGTACCGCCAGGCCCACGAGCTGCCCGGCTGGTACGCCGCCCTCGCCACGGTCACGCCGGAAACCGTGTGGACAACAGGCTTTTCCCGTGAGGACTTCGACCGTGCGCGGGCCACGCTGGCCGCCGGGCCGGCCGTGCTCCGGGACTACACCAAGTCCATGAAGCACTACTGGCACGAGGCCGCGTTCATCCCCGACCTGGCCGACGCCGACACCGCCTGGGCCGTCGCCGCCCGTTTCCTGGAGCTGCGCGACGACGAGCGGACCGGCGGCTTCGTGCTGCGCCGGTTCGAGGACTTCGCCGGCCCCGAGTTGCGCACCTGGTGGGTCGACGGCGAGTGCCGCATCATCGGCCCGCACCCCGACCTGCCGCCCGAAACCGTTGTCCCACAACCGGATCTCGCCGAGATCGAGCCGCTGGTCGCCAAGCTCGGCCTGCCGTTCGTGACGGTCGACGTCGTGCAGCGGGCCGATGCCGCGTGGCGGGTGGTGGAGCTCGGCGACGGGCAGGTCAGCGACCGGCCGGCGGCCGTCTCTCCGGAGGAGATGATCGCGGCGTTGTTCAGCTGA
- a CDS encoding trans-sulfuration enzyme family protein — MSDARPAKSAGYLARTRPVVPPIYQSATFYLDDLAYKDIQEGGLREHWYSRFANPTVDATAAEIAALEGAEAALMTSSGMAAIATTLLTLLTTAQPRRIVAARQVYGDTRDLLVRDLPALGVEVAMVDATDIGAWAEAIAAAPTAVVYAETLSNPQLDLTDLPSLAELAHAGGASLVVDNTFATPYTVNPLRHGADVVVHSATKFLSGHSDVIAGVVLGAADTVTEVQKRVITFGGCLDPHAAFLVWRGIQTFSLRLERSCATASQLATRLAANPEVVSVRYPAGDIAARVMRPDRRGAMVAFTVRGGDSRALAAMRRLTVASEATSLGGVETLVSTPFNSSHFSLTPTERVAARIDDGMIRLSCGIEDPEALIADVEAALAATV; from the coding sequence ATGAGCGACGCCAGGCCCGCCAAGTCCGCCGGATACCTCGCCCGCACCCGCCCGGTGGTGCCGCCCATCTACCAGTCGGCCACGTTCTACCTGGACGACTTGGCGTACAAGGACATCCAGGAGGGCGGGCTGCGCGAGCACTGGTACAGCCGCTTCGCCAACCCCACCGTCGACGCCACCGCCGCCGAGATCGCCGCGTTGGAGGGCGCCGAGGCCGCGTTGATGACGTCCTCCGGCATGGCCGCCATCGCCACCACGCTGCTCACCCTGCTGACCACCGCCCAGCCCCGCCGCATCGTCGCCGCCCGTCAGGTCTACGGCGACACCCGGGACCTGCTCGTGCGGGACCTGCCGGCGCTGGGCGTCGAGGTGGCCATGGTCGATGCCACCGATATCGGCGCCTGGGCCGAGGCCATCGCCGCCGCGCCGACAGCCGTCGTCTACGCCGAAACGCTGTCCAACCCCCAGCTCGACCTCACCGACCTGCCGTCGCTGGCCGAACTGGCCCACGCCGGCGGCGCGTCACTGGTGGTGGACAACACCTTCGCCACCCCCTACACGGTGAACCCGTTGCGCCACGGGGCCGACGTCGTCGTGCACTCGGCGACCAAGTTCCTCAGCGGGCACTCCGATGTCATCGCCGGCGTGGTGCTCGGTGCCGCCGACACCGTCACCGAGGTGCAGAAGCGGGTGATCACCTTCGGCGGCTGCCTCGACCCGCACGCGGCTTTCCTGGTGTGGCGCGGCATTCAGACGTTCTCCCTGCGCCTGGAACGCTCCTGCGCCACCGCGTCCCAGCTGGCCACCCGCCTCGCCGCCAACCCCGAGGTCGTCTCCGTCCGCTACCCCGCCGGCGACATCGCCGCCCGGGTCATGCGCCCCGACCGCCGCGGCGCCATGGTCGCCTTCACGGTCCGCGGCGGCGATTCCCGTGCCCTCGCCGCCATGCGCCGGCTCACCGTCGCCTCCGAAGCCACCAGCCTCGGCGGCGTGGAAACCCTGGTCAGCACCCCGTTCAACTCCTCCCACTTCTCCCTCACCCCGACGGAGCGCGTCGCCGCCCGTATCGACGACGGCATGATCCGCCTCTCCTGCGGCATCGAGGACCCCGAGGCGCTCATTGCCGACGTGGAAGCCGCTTTGGCCGCTACCGTCTGA
- a CDS encoding Lrp/AsnC family transcriptional regulator has translation MDAIDRTILGELIRDGRLSYRDLAARIRLSPTATAERVRRLSEAGVIAGVHAELDLGALGRPLKAFIDVRLRPGPDHGELEAGLLALPAVLSGAHVTGRWDYTLTVACRDVAELDELVMALPRDHGVIETDTRVQLRELRGSGVEALVRLVETK, from the coding sequence ATGGACGCTATTGACCGGACTATCCTCGGTGAGCTGATCCGGGACGGGCGGCTGAGCTACCGGGACCTGGCGGCGCGGATCCGGCTGAGCCCGACGGCCACCGCCGAGCGGGTGCGGCGGCTGAGCGAAGCCGGTGTGATCGCGGGGGTGCATGCGGAGCTCGATCTGGGTGCCCTCGGGCGGCCGCTGAAGGCGTTCATCGATGTCCGCCTGCGGCCGGGGCCGGATCATGGCGAGCTCGAAGCGGGGCTGCTGGCGCTGCCGGCGGTGCTGTCGGGGGCGCACGTGACCGGCCGCTGGGACTACACCCTCACGGTCGCCTGCCGTGACGTGGCGGAATTGGATGAACTGGTCATGGCCCTGCCCCGAGACCACGGCGTCATCGAAACCGACACCCGAGTGCAACTGAGGGAACTCCGAGGTTCGGGTGTCGAAGCTCTCGTCCGGCTGGTGGAGACGAAATGA
- a CDS encoding alpha/beta fold hydrolase, whose product MIDRRTFTTLLATGTAAAALGAGTADATPRATGNVVLVHGAYADGSCWAKVIPLLQNMGLTVTSVQNPLTSLADDVAATKRALDRQDGPTVLVGHSYGGAVITEAGDHPLVSNLVYLSARAPSEGEDYAALAGQFPTPPANAGIVYQNGFGGLTETAFLNDFANGVPTKEAKVLYAAQGRIAQTLFAGRTTVAAWRTKPSRYLVTTNDRTTSPQLQRFVAKRMNAVTSELPTGHLSFVVRPDAIARLIVRAVHDQPGH is encoded by the coding sequence ATGATCGATCGTCGCACGTTCACGACACTGCTGGCCACCGGAACAGCGGCGGCGGCACTCGGCGCGGGAACTGCCGATGCCACGCCCCGCGCGACCGGCAATGTGGTTCTGGTGCACGGTGCCTATGCCGACGGTTCGTGCTGGGCGAAGGTGATTCCGCTGCTGCAGAACATGGGCCTGACCGTGACGTCAGTGCAGAACCCGCTGACCTCGCTGGCCGACGACGTCGCCGCCACGAAAAGGGCCCTCGACCGGCAGGACGGCCCGACGGTCCTGGTCGGCCACTCCTACGGCGGCGCGGTGATCACCGAGGCCGGCGACCACCCGCTGGTCAGCAACCTGGTCTACCTGTCGGCCCGGGCCCCGTCGGAAGGGGAGGACTACGCGGCGCTGGCCGGGCAATTCCCGACCCCGCCGGCGAATGCCGGAATCGTTTACCAAAACGGCTTCGGCGGCCTCACCGAAACGGCATTCCTCAACGACTTCGCGAACGGCGTGCCGACAAAAGAAGCCAAGGTGCTCTATGCCGCCCAAGGGCGAATCGCGCAGACCCTGTTCGCCGGCCGGACCACGGTCGCGGCTTGGCGGACAAAGCCGTCGCGTTATCTCGTCACGACCAATGACCGCACCACGTCACCGCAATTGCAGCGCTTTGTCGCGAAGCGGATGAACGCGGTCACGAGCGAGCTGCCGACCGGGCACCTGTCGTTCGTGGTGCGCCCGGACGCAATAGCCCGGCTGATCGTGCGGGCTGTGCACGATCAGCCGGGCCACTGA